AGAAAGTCTTCGTTACTTGAAAATTTGATGCCTAAATATTCCATAACATTTGAAGAACCACAAGCTGAAGATACGCCATAATTACCATGTTTTGCAACATGAACACCTGCACCTGCAGTTACGAATGATGCTAAGGTTGAAATGTTAAATGTGTCTTTACCATCACCACCAGTTCCACATAAGTCAATTGCATTAAAATCTTTTAAATCAATAGGAATGCATAATTCTAAAAGCGCATCACGAAACCCTTGTAACTCGTTAAGCGTGATGCTACGCATCATGTAAACGGTTAAAAAAGCGGCAATTTGACTTTGGTTATAATCACCTTTTGAGATATTTACCAAAACCTGTTTAGCTTCTTCACTTGAGATACTTTCGTGGTTTATAAGTCTGTTTAATATGTTTTTCATTCCTCTCCCTAACCCTCTCCTAAGGAGAGGGGATTTTTATTAATTATATTCTTTTTAAGCCCCTTTGGGGTTTGGGGAATTTACCCAGTTTTCAAGTATTTGTTTTCCATTCGGTGTTAATACCGATTCTGGATGGTATTGCACGCCTCTTACATCATATACTTTATGACGTAAAGACATAATTTGTCCGTTAGCATCCACCGAAGTGGCTTCTAAACATTCTGGTAAATCTGGATTTACAACCCAAGAATGATAACGCCCCACCTCAATTTCTTTATCCATGCCACTAAACAAATTTTCATCATCAACAATAATTTTAACCTTAGTAGCCACACCATGGTACACATCGTCTAAATTAACTAGTGAACCACCAAAAACTTCGCCAATGGCTTGTTGACCCAAACACACCCCTAAAATACTTTTTGTAGATGCGTAACGTTCGATAATAGGTTTTAGTAAACCCGCCTCGTCAGGAACACCAGGACCTGGTGATAATACTATTTTATCAAAAGGCTCGACATCATCCAGCGTTAATTTGTCGTTTCTAACCACGGTTACATCGCAATTTAAATCTTCTAAATAATGCACCAGATTGTATGTGAAACTATCGTAATTATCTATAACTAATACTTTTGTCATTTTTTTATTTTTTTGAGACCTCACATGTTTTTTAAATCTATGAGGTCTTATTTGTTTGCGTTAGGGATTGTAGCGGCATCCTTTTTTGCCATTAAAAGCAAAAAAGATATAGCGAAAAGCCCGACCCTTGCGGTAACGCCCTTATTATATGTCTTCGGCTAATTCAATAGCTTTTGTTAGTGCACCTAATTTATTATATACTTCTTGCAATTCGTTTTCGGGGATTGATTTTGATACAATACCTGCACCTGCACGCCAATGCAGTTCATGGTTTTTACTTAAAAAGGTACGAATCATGATGGCATGATTAAAATTGCCATTAAAATCCATAAAGCCAATAGCGCCGCCATAAAAGGAACGACTGGTTTTTTCGTACTGTTCAATAAGTTGCATGGCTCGGTGTTTGGGCGCACCACTTAATGTACCAGCAGGAAACGTATCGGCAACCACTTGCATGGTGGTGGTTTCTTCGTGTTTTTGTCCTGTAACTTTACTAACTAAGTGAATAACGTGCGAAAAAAATTGCACTTCACGATAGGTGTCTACAGTCACGTTACTACCGTGTCTACTTAAATCATTTCTGGCTAAATCTACTAGCATTACGTGTTCGGCGTTTTCTTTGTCGTCTACCTTTAGTTCTTGCGCTAATTCAGCATCTTGTGTGTCGTTTCCAGTACGTTTAAAAGTACCAGCTATGGGATGAATTTCAGCTTTTCCTTCACTAACAATAAGTTGAGCTTCTGGTGAACTACCAAAAATTTTGAAGTTGCCATAATCAAAATAAAATAGATAAGGTGATGGATTGATGCTGCGTAAAGCACGATATACATTGAACTCATCGCCTTTAAATTCTTGAGTAAAACTTTTTGAAAGTACCAGTTGAAATACATCGCCACGACCACAATGTTTTTTTGCTAACTCAACATGTTTTTTATATTCATCATCGGTTAAGTTGGAAGTGATCTCTCCGCTAGAAGTAAAGTTGTAGGAAGCAAAGTTTTTAACTTTAATAAGATGGTCTATTTCATCAATGTTCGGTTTAGAATCATAACAATGCGCGAAAATATAGGCTTCATTTTTTTGATGATTAATAGCAATGATATTTTTATAAACAGCATAATAAACATCAGGAATGTTTATCGAGTTCTCTTTTTTTGAAATAGTGATATCTTCAAAATAACGAACGGCATCATAAGCTATATATCCAAAAATACCATTGTTTATAAATTTGAATTCTTCTTCAGAATTTACTTCAAAACGTTTTGTGAATTGGTGTATTGCTTCGGTAACACTGGTTGTGCTATCTATAACATTACTTGTTTCACTGCCGTCTGGAAACGTTTGGGAAATAGTTTCGTTTTCAACCTTAATAGTTGCAATGGGGTTAAAACAGATGTATGAAAAGCTATTATCATTGGCATGATAATCACTACTTTCTAACAAAATGCTGTTAGGATATTTGTCTCTTATTTTTAAATAAATGCTAACAGGCGTAATGGTATCTGCTAGAATTTTTTTGTAATGCGTGTATAAATTGAATTTGTTCATTTAAAATAGTTTTACAAAAAAGGCTTGTCGTGAATGACAAGCCTTTTGGATATTTTGAGTTTTAAATATACTAGGGTTTTACTTCACGAAACGTAAGTTTATAAAGCTCCACCACCAAGTATTATTTAAAAATGATTTCATTATTGATTTTTTAACGAGTTCAAATATAGAAATGATAATATAATTATGCAATACTTTAAGGTGTTTTTTATATAAAAATTTGTTAAACTATATTCTAACTATAAAGTATTAATTATTTTTATGCTTCTATTGAATTTTGTAATAGTCAGTTTGTCAAACATTAAATATATAAATGAAATTTAAAATAGTATTCATTTTTGCACTTGCATTGGTAGGTTGTAATAATTCTAAAAAAGTAGATTTAGTTGTTAATAAAGAAGTAACAATTGAGAATTCTGCCATTCTAAAAAATGATGATTTAGAAGTGTATGATTATGCCGGTTTCGAAAAGTTTTTGAATAAAAAAGATAATAAAATATATGTTATAAACTTTTGGGCAACTTGGTGTGCACCTTGTGTAAAAGAATTACCCTATTTTGAAAAATTGAATACCGAATATGCTAATAAAAATGTGGACGTGTTGTTGGTGAGTTTAGATTTTCCACATTTATATGATTCCAAGTTAAAACCTTTTATAAAGGATAAAAAACTGAAATCGAAAGTAATTGCTTTAGATGATGTTGATATGAATACTTGGATACCTAAAGTAGACAAAACATGGTCTGGTTCTATACCAGCAACTATTATTTATAAAAATGATACACGTAAATTTTTCGAGAAATCATTTAGTTATGAAGAATTAGAAACTGAAGTTAAACAATTTTTAAAATAGAATACGATGAATAAGACAATTAAATTAATCGCTGCAGCTGTAATTGTAATATGTGTTAGCGCATTTACAATAGGAAAAACTACTTTAGGTGAAGGTTATAAAATAGGCGATATCGCTGAAGATTTTTCACTTAAAAATATTGATGGAAAAATGGTATCGCTATCCGATTATAAAAATGCCAAAGGATTTATAGTAACATTTACCTGTAATACCTGTCCGTATGCAGTTGCATATGAAGACAGAATTATAGCTTTAGATAAAAAATATGTATCAAAAGGTTATCCTGTAATTGCTATTATGCCAAATAATGTATCTATGAAACCAGACGATAATTTAGATGCGATGAAGCAAAGAGCTAATGAAAAAGGATTTACATTTCCTTATTTAATTGATAAAGAACAAAAAGTGTTTCCAAAGTTTGGAGCTACAAAAACACCACACATGTTTTTGCTTCAAAAAACCAAAAAGGGTAATGTGGTTAAATATATAGGAGCCATTGATGATAATTATAAAGATGCAGCATCTGTAACAACAAAATATGTTGAAAAGGCAGTTGATGCTTTATTAGAAGGTAAAGACATTGAACAAGCCGAAACGAAAGCAATAGGTTGTTCTATAAAAGTTTAATGTTTTAGACAATGAACGTTTAAAAAAATCTAAAGTGTAATACTTTGGATTTTTTTTCGTCTATAAATTTAAGAAGTATTAAATTTGTATGATACAAATAGATTAAAACAATGGAAGATTTATCACAAGAAGAATGGGCATCTCAATTAGCTGAGGATAAAAATGCAGTAATCTTAGATGTAAGAACGGATGCTGAAGTTGCCGATGGTATTATACCAAATGCCATTCATATGGATATCTATAAAGGTCAAGATTTTATAGATGAAGTTGAAGCCTTAGATAAAGATAAAAACTATTATGTGTACTGTCGATCTGGAAACAGAAGCGGTCAAGCCTGCGCTATTATGGAGCAGTTAGGGTTTACAAATGCATATAATTTAGAAGGAGGTATTTTGGAATGGGAAGGCGATTTGGTAGATTTAGAATAATTTAACGATAAGTTTATTCTTTAATTTTTTAACTGTTTTTCTTATAATTTGCGCTTTGAACTTGTTTTTGAGTACTTTACCTTTTTTATTTTAGACATAAAATTCTTTTTTATAATTTTATTATTAGTTAGAGGTTTATAACCATCATTTAAAACTCAAGAATTAAATTAATCCAAATTTATTATGCAAAACAATTATGTCATTTTAGGAATTTTAGCTTTATTATTTATAAGTATGTATGGCTATGCTTATTTTTCTGTTATTTTAGAAAAAATGAGAGAGAGAAAGAATAAGCAAAAAAATATTGAAAAAGAAGAATTAAGACGTTTAGAAAGCAAAAGAAAACAAGAACTAATTGATGAAAGAGTAAGAAAGTTTAATGAACGAAAAGAAGAAATCCATCGTGAGTTAATGCTTTTAGAAAAAATGAAAGAAAAGCAAAGAGTAAGCTAAACTAAATTTTTATATAAAAAAAGTCCATGTAGATTAAATTTACATGGACTTTTTTGTTTTCTGCACTTAATTTTATTTTGTTTATTTTTTATAAATGATGTTATGTTTATTACTAAGTCAATGTAACTCTTCACATACAAAACCATGATTGTTTAAAATGGTGCTAACAGTATCACTTTTAATAGTTTGAGTTTCGACTCTAAGGATATTGTCGCAATCTTCCAAATCGAAATTCCAATAACCATTTGTACTAATTAAATTATTTAAAAAAGGTTGTATTGTTTTAACATGACTTTTTTTGGAAATAGAAGTTTTAAATACTAAAACGGTTTTCATTGTGGTTGGTTTTTAAATTAATTAACGTTCATAAAATGCAGGAGGTTCAATACCTAAAGAGCGCAAATACACATAACCTTGTCCGCGATGGTGAATTTCATTATCTATAAAATAAAATATAGATGAGTATACCGTACCTTCATATTGACCAAATATTTT
The genomic region above belongs to Mariniflexile litorale and contains:
- a CDS encoding thioredoxin family protein; the encoded protein is MNKTIKLIAAAVIVICVSAFTIGKTTLGEGYKIGDIAEDFSLKNIDGKMVSLSDYKNAKGFIVTFTCNTCPYAVAYEDRIIALDKKYVSKGYPVIAIMPNNVSMKPDDNLDAMKQRANEKGFTFPYLIDKEQKVFPKFGATKTPHMFLLQKTKKGNVVKYIGAIDDNYKDAASVTTKYVEKAVDALLEGKDIEQAETKAIGCSIKV
- a CDS encoding redoxin domain-containing protein — protein: MKFKIVFIFALALVGCNNSKKVDLVVNKEVTIENSAILKNDDLEVYDYAGFEKFLNKKDNKIYVINFWATWCAPCVKELPYFEKLNTEYANKNVDVLLVSLDFPHLYDSKLKPFIKDKKLKSKVIALDDVDMNTWIPKVDKTWSGSIPATIIYKNDTRKFFEKSFSYEELETEVKQFLK
- a CDS encoding aminodeoxychorismate/anthranilate synthase component II, with the translated sequence MTKVLVIDNYDSFTYNLVHYLEDLNCDVTVVRNDKLTLDDVEPFDKIVLSPGPGVPDEAGLLKPIIERYASTKSILGVCLGQQAIGEVFGGSLVNLDDVYHGVATKVKIIVDDENLFSGMDKEIEVGRYHSWVVNPDLPECLEATSVDANGQIMSLRHKVYDVRGVQYHPESVLTPNGKQILENWVNSPNPKGA
- a CDS encoding rhodanese-like domain-containing protein → MEDLSQEEWASQLAEDKNAVILDVRTDAEVADGIIPNAIHMDIYKGQDFIDEVEALDKDKNYYVYCRSGNRSGQACAIMEQLGFTNAYNLEGGILEWEGDLVDLE
- a CDS encoding anthranilate synthase component I family protein codes for the protein MNKFNLYTHYKKILADTITPVSIYLKIRDKYPNSILLESSDYHANDNSFSYICFNPIATIKVENETISQTFPDGSETSNVIDSTTSVTEAIHQFTKRFEVNSEEEFKFINNGIFGYIAYDAVRYFEDITISKKENSINIPDVYYAVYKNIIAINHQKNEAYIFAHCYDSKPNIDEIDHLIKVKNFASYNFTSSGEITSNLTDDEYKKHVELAKKHCGRGDVFQLVLSKSFTQEFKGDEFNVYRALRSINPSPYLFYFDYGNFKIFGSSPEAQLIVSEGKAEIHPIAGTFKRTGNDTQDAELAQELKVDDKENAEHVMLVDLARNDLSRHGSNVTVDTYREVQFFSHVIHLVSKVTGQKHEETTTMQVVADTFPAGTLSGAPKHRAMQLIEQYEKTSRSFYGGAIGFMDFNGNFNHAIMIRTFLSKNHELHWRAGAGIVSKSIPENELQEVYNKLGALTKAIELAEDI